A genome region from Carya illinoinensis cultivar Pawnee chromosome 2, C.illinoinensisPawnee_v1, whole genome shotgun sequence includes the following:
- the LOC122300938 gene encoding dihydrolipoyllysine-residue acetyltransferase component 2 of pyruvate dehydrogenase complex, mitochondrial-like: MAYASHIINHSKKLRNAPKFLWHEHAILVRWFSKDAQPSIGKRDDIWKIRRRCYWSSERETASRSATNGTIAMFGIQKRNMSMMPMEVRNPTVGLAFNQRFSRSQVYLRRGFSSDSSGLPPHQEIGMPSLSPTMTEGNIARWLKKEGDKISPGEVLCEVETDKATVEMECMEEGYLAKIIHGDGSKEIKVGEVIAITVEDEEDIAKLKDYKPSASDAGDAAVKGSSTSSPPKEEVAEQPVSSSEPKTSKPTAAPPVEDRIFSSPLARKLAEEHNVPLSSIKGTGPDGHVLKADIEDYLASRGKEALATAPKARAATPAALDYTDIPHSQIRKITASRLLLSKQTIPHYYLTVDACVDKLVDLRGQLNSLQEASGGKRISINDLVIKAAALALRKVPQCNSSWTDEYIRQYHGVNINVAVQTDNGLFVPVIRDADKKGLSRIADEVKQLAQKAKENSLKPDDYEGGTFTVSNLGGPFGIKQFSAIINPPQSGILAVGSAEKRVVPSSGPEQFKFASFMSVTLSCDHRVIDGAIGAQWLKAFKAYVENPESMLL; this comes from the exons atatTTGGAAGATCCGTCGTCGTTGTTATTGGTCTTCAGAAAGAGAAACAGCTTCCAGATCTGCCACCAATGGCACG ATAGCAATGTTTGGCAtacagaagagaaatatgtcAATGATGCCAATGGAAGTGAGAAATCCGACTGTTGGACTGGCTTTCAACCAACGGTTTTCACG TTCACAGGTATACTTGAGAAGAGGTTTCTCATCTGATTCATCAG GCCTTCCTCCTCACCAAGAGATCGGAATGCCTTCTCTATCACCTACAATGACAGAG GGTAATATTGCAAGGTGGTTGAAGAAAGAGGGTGATAAAATCTCTCCTGGTGAAGTGCTTTGTGAAGTTGAAACA GATAAAGCAACGGTTGAAATGGAATGCATGGAGGAAGGCTATCTCGCTAAGATTATACATGGAGATGgatcaaaagaaattaaagttGGTGAG GTGATTGCTATAACTGTTGAAGATGAGGAGGATATtgcaaaattaaaagattacaagCCTTCAGCATCAGATGCTGGTGATGCTGCTGTTAAAGGGTCATCTACCTCATCTCCCCCAAAAGAAGAGGTAGCAGAACAACCAGTCAGTTCATCAGAGCCAAAGACATCCAAGCCTACTGCAGCACCTCCTGTGGAAGATCGCATTTTTTCTAGCCCTCTTGCCAGAAAATTGGCTGAAGAACACAAT GTGCCTCTGTCAAGCATTAAAGGAACAGGTCCAGATGGACATGTTTTGAAGGCAGATATTGAAGATTATTTGG CCTCTCGTGGGAAGGAAGCTTTGGCAACAGCCCCTAAGGCTAGGGCTGCCACACCTGCAGCATTAGATTATACCGACATCCCTCATTCTCAGATAAGGAAG ATCACAGCTTCACGCTTATTACTCTCTAAGCAAACTATTCCCCATTATTATCTAACAGTAGATGCATGTGTCGACAAACTCGTGGA TTTGCGAGGCCAATTAAATTCATTACAAGAAGCATCTGGTGGAAAGCGGATCTCAATTAATGATCTTGTTATTAAG GCTGCTGCTTTGGCTCTTCGTAAGGTTCCTCAGTGCAATAGTTCATGGACAGATGAGTACATCCGCCA GTATCACGGTGTAAACATAAATGTTGCTGTTCAGACAGATAATGGACTCTTTGTTCCAGTCATCAGG gATGCAGACAAGAAAGGCCTATCCAGGATAGCTGATGAGGTCAAACAATTAGCCCAGAAAGCCAAAGAGAACAGCTTAAAACCAGACGATTATGAG GGAGGTACATTTACAGTGTCAAATTTGGGAGGCCCCTTTGGTATCAAGCAATTCAGTGCCATCATTAACCCTCCTCAATCAGGCATTCTTGCTGTTGGATCTG CTGAGAAAAGGGTTGTACCTAGTTCAGGCCCCGAACAATTCAAGTTTGCTTCCTTCATGTCTGTAACGTTAAGCTGTGATCATCGTGTTATTGACG GTGCAATTGGTGCGCAATGGCTGAAAGCATTCAAAGCCTACGTCGAGAATCCCGAGTCCATGTTGCTTTAG
- the LOC122300939 gene encoding mitochondrial import inner membrane translocase subunit TIM23-1-like, which produces MAHRLPDREQGSDPSSQARFYDPYHGLQVPIPARNVYQLPTGPQYLFDEEARRNRRGWSDNITFLTGCGYLTGAIGGGASGLVSGVRSFEPEDTKKLRLNRVLNSSGHAGRAWGNRVGIIGLIFAGMESGIVALRDTDDVWNSVAAGLGTGAVYRAARGVRSAAVAGAVGGVLVGLAVTAKQAMKRYAPI; this is translated from the coding sequence ATGGCTCACAGACTCCCGGATCGCGAGCAAGGATCCGATCCATCGTCACAGGCTCGGTTCTACGACCCCTACCACGGCCTCCAGGTCCCCATCCCGGCCCGCAATGTCTATCAGCTCCCAACCGGACCCCAATACCTCTTCGATGAGGAGGCTCGCCGCAACCGCCGCGGCTGGAGCGACAACATCACCTTCCTCACTGGATGCGGCTACCTCACCGGCGCTATCGGGGGTGGCGCCTCCGGGTTGGTGTCGGGCGTCAGGTCCTTTGAACCTGAGGACACCAAGAAGCTCCGCCTCAACCGGGTCCTTAACTCCTCGGGCCACGCTGGCCGGGCTTGGGGCAACCGAGTAGGCATCATCGGCCTCATCTTCGCTGGCATGGAGAGCGGGATTGTCGCCCTCAGGGACACCGACGACGTTTGGAATAGCGTGGCAGCTGGGCTTGGAACTGGAGCCGTTTATCGCGCGGCGCGTGGCGTGAGGTCCGCAGCGGTGGCGGGCGCCGTCGGCGGAGTATTGGTTGGTCTCGCCGTAACGGCAAAGCAGGCGATGAAGCGTTACGCGCCCATATGA